The window AGTTCGGTGATGTTCAGCTTTTCGATCTGGCTCATCTGAAAGTCCACGTTTGTCACCTCCTTGCCGAATGACGGTTGAATACTTGTCTTATTATGCTAATGAAATTCCTGAATTATACGAATTATGTGTTTTATAGAAACCCCCCACTTTGGGTCATACTCTTTTGCGCCGGGGTGGTGAAATCCTTTCCCGTTCGGGCTGGAAAGAAAAATGCTGCCAGCAACTGGAACTGGCAGCGGTTTGGGTCTGTTACTTCTTGTCGTTGAAGGGCACCCGGTATCCGGTCAGGTCTTCGGCGACGTAGCCGGGGGCGATGTCGGCGCCGACCGGCCGGTTGGTGCCTACCGGTGCTTTCTTGTCGTTCTGTTTCTTCCGCTTTTCCTTTTTCTTGGCTGCCAAGGATTTTTTCCTCCTCCACTAACGGTTTTCAAAGGTGGGGTTGTTCATGAGGCCTTCAATCAGCTCGTCCGCTTCTTCCGCCGCGGCGTCCGGTTCGTGCACGGGCGTGCTCAATACGGCGGCACCGGTTTCCGTTCGGGCCACTACGTGTTCGTCATCCCGGTCGTCGGCACTCGGCCACATACGTTCTCACTCCTTGGGCCGGAATTGTCCGGCACCTGCTATTCACGCTTAGTATCTATCGGCGAGCGCAGTCTATGCAGTCCGCCCCTCTCTATGATTGTTAATTATTCCGTCTCATTCTCCGAGTTGAACCAGACAACCTTGAGATTGTCTAAGTTTAGCGGGATGGATAAGATAAGGTTGAGGTGTTTTTCGCATTGGAAATGGAACGGAAGTTCGTGCATACAATTACCTTCGGCTGCCAGATGAACGAATTTGACTCTGAACTGATGACCGGGCTGCTTGAGGGAATGGGCTACGAGCCAGCGAAATCCCTCAGGGAGGCCGACCTGGTGCTGATCAACACCTGCTGCGTGCGCGAGAGCGCCGAAAACAGGGTCTGGGGGCTTCTGGGGAGCCTGAAGCGGTACAAGCGGGACAAGCCTGAGCTGATCGTGGCCGTTTCGGGGTGCCTGCCGCAGCAGGAGGGGACGGCCGAGGAGATCATCCGGCGTTTTCCGGTGGTGGACCTGGTGCTGGGCACCCACAACCGCCACGAACTGCCGGGTTTGATTGAGGAAGTCCGGGCGGGGCGGCGGCCGGTTCTGGGCGTGCGGCAGCCGGACAGCGCCGTGCCGGAGGGGCTGCCGGTCCGCCGCAAGAGCGGCTTGCGGGCCTGGGTGCCGGTCATCCATGGGTGCAACAACTTCTGCACCTACTGTGTCGTACCCTATGTCCGCGGGCGGGAATGCAGCCGCCGTCCCGACGCCGTCGTGGACGAAGTTTGCGGCCTGGCTGCGGCGGGCTACCGCGAGGTGACTCTGCTCGGCCAGAACGTGAACTCTTACGGCCGGGACCTGGGCGAAGGGATCGACTTCGCGGCGCTCCTGGCCCGGCTGGACGGAGTCGAGGGTCTCTGGCGCATCCGGTTCACCACTTCCCACCCGCGGGACTTCACGGACAGGCTGATTGAGGTGGTCGCCCGGGCGGCGAAGGTGTGCGAGCACATCCACCTGCCGGCCCAGGCCGGGTCAAACCGGGTCCTGCAGCGGATGAACCGGGGCTACACCCGGGAGGACTACCTTGACCTGGTGGCCAGGATCCGGGCGGCGGTTCCCGATGTTTCTCTGACCACCGACCTCATGGTTGGGTTCCCGGGGGAGACGGAGGAAGACTTCGCGGATACGCTGGACCTGGTACGGCGGGTCGGGTACGACCAGGCCTTCACTTTCGTGTACAACCCCCGGCGGGGCACCCCGGCCGCCGGATGGCCGGACCAGGTACCGGAAGACGTGAAGTCAAGGCGTATCCAGGAGTTGATCCAGGTGCAGAAAGAGATCGGGCTGGCCCGGAACCGGGCCGAGGAGGGAAAGGTCCTGGAAGTGCTGGTCGAGGGGCCGAGCGCCACCAGACCGGACCTGCTGTCCGGGCGCAGCCGCACCAACAAGACGGTGGTATTTCCTGGGGAACCCGGGCTTGCCGGGCAGCTGGTCCGGGTCCGGGTCGAGGTCGGGCACCTCACTTACCTGGCGGGCCGCGTGGAAGACTAGGCGCTCAAAATTGGGAGCGTCTGTCAAACATAATATTGTATACTAGTCTGGCAGTTAGTTCACAGTATGGACGGGTTGTGGTAAAATTATTGAGTCAGAACGAGATGATCACCGTACAAGGTTCTTGAGGCGGGGATAGCCGTTCACGGCCTTCCCCGCAAATCTTAACAAGAGTTTTGCCGGGCGTTCGGAGTGGGGCCGGGGGACATCCCAGCGGGTTTACCCAGGGGAGTATGCCGAGGGGGGCAGGGAGCATTTGTACAGGATCTTGAGGAAAGAGGTCTTTTCCCCGTCCGTGAAGCTCCTCGAGATCGAGGCGCCGCGGGTGGCGAGAAAGGCCCAGGCCGGACAGTTTGTGATGCTGCGCGTGTACGAGCGGGGGGAGAGGATTCCACTTACCGTAGCGGACTGCGACCCGGAGCGGGGGTCCGTTACGGTCGTTTTTATGGAGGTCGGCAAGACCACCCGGCTGTTGGGAAGCCTGGAGGAAGGGGCGGGTATCCTGGATTTTGTCGGGCCGTTGGGGAACCCGACGGAGATTGAAAAATTCGGCCGCGTGGCCTGCGTCGGCGGCGGCGTGGGCGTGGCCTGCATCTACCCGATCTGCCGGGCGCTCAAGAAGGCCGGGAACGAGGTGATCGCGGTCGTGGGGGCGCGGACCAAGGAGCTCCTGTTCTGGGAAGACCGGCTCCGGGAGACTGTGGACGAACTCTTGATCACTACCGATGACGGTTCCTACGTGCGCAAGGGTTTTGTGACCGACGTGCTCCGGGAGGTGGCCGGGCGTGAGAACCCTCCCGACCGGGTGGTGGCTGTGGGGCCGCTCCCCATGATGCGGGCGGTTTGCGGTGTGACCAAGGAGTTCGGCCTGAAAACAATCGTCAGTTTGAACCCGATTATGGTCGACGGCATCGGGATGTGCGGCGCTTGCCGCGTTACGGTCGGCGGTGAGACCCGGTTTGTGTGTGTCGAAGGGCCGGAGTTCGACGGGCACGAGGTTGATTTTGCGGAGCTGGCCCAGCGGTTGCAGCGTTACCGCGCTCAGGAGCAGGAGTCGCTGGCCAGGTACGAGGCGGGGTGTGGCGGACGATGTTAGGCGGGGGAGACGGGCAAAAGGTCAAAAAGAAGATCATTCCCCGGCGGGTGGCCATGTCCTGCCGGGATCCGCGGGAGAGAATCCGGGACTTTGAAGAGGTGGCGCTGGGGTACACTCCCGAAGAGGCGGTGGCCGAGGCCCAGCGGTGCATCCAGTGCAAGGAGGCAAACTGCCGGCAGGGCTGTCCCGTCGGAGTGGACATCCCGGCCTTTATCGGGCTGATCCGGGACGGCCGGTTCGAAGCTGCGGCCGCAAAAGTCCAGGAGCAAAACCTGTTGCCGGCCATCTGCGGCCGGGTTTGTCCCCAGGAGAACCAGTGTGAGAAGTTCTGCACCATGGGCAAGAAACACGACCCGGTGGCCATCGGCCGGCTGGAAAGGTTCGTGGGGGATTTCGAACTGGCCCGGGATAGGGAAGCGCCCCCCGTGGCGGCCCCTAGCGGCAAAAGAGCGGCGGTGGTGGGTTCGGGCCCGGGCGGGCTGACCTGTGCCGCCGACCTGGCCCGGCGGGGCCACGCGGTGACCATCTTTGAGTCCCTGCACAAACCCGGGGGTGTGTTGACTTACGGGATTCCGGAGTTCCGTCTGCCGAAGCGGGTGGTGCAGGCCGAGATCGACGTCCTGCGCCGCATGGGCGTGCAGATCGAGTGCAACGTGGTGGTGGGCCGGACGGTCACCGTCGACGAGCTTTTTGCCGAGGGGTTCGAGGCCGTGTACATCGGTACGGGGGCTGGCACCCCACTTTTCCCGAACCTGCCGGGTGAAAACATGCCCGGCATCAAGTCGGCGAGCGGCTTTTTGACCCGGGTGAACCTGATGCACGCCTACGAGTTCCCAGAGTACGACACCCCCGTGTTGATCGGACGCCGGGTGGTGGTGCTGGGCGGCGGAAACGTGGCTATGGACGCGGCCCGCACGGCGCTGCGCCTAGGGGCCGAAGATGTGCGGATTGTCTACCGCCGTTCCGAGGAGGAAATGCCGGCCCGGCGGGAAGAGCGGCACCACGCGGCCGAGGAAGGGGTGCGGTTCCAGTTTCTAAGTGCGCCGGTGCGGTACGAGGCGGGTGAGACCGGCTGCGTGAGCCGGCTGGAGTGTATGTGCTGCGAGTTGGGTGAACCGGACGCCTCCGGGCGCCGCCAGCCAAACCTGGTGCCGGGGTCTGAGTTTTTCCTGGACGTGGATACGGTCATCATCGCCATCGGGCAGCGGCCCAACCCGTTGATTCAGGCGACCACCTCGGGGTTGGCCACCAGCCGGAAGGGAACGATCATCGCTGATCCGGCGACCGGAGCGACCACCCGGCGCGGGGTGTTCGCCGGCGGGGACGTGGTCACGGGGGCGGCGACGGTCATCCTGGCCATGGGCGCGGGGCGGACCGCGGCCCGTACGATCGACGCTTACCTCCGGGGTGAGACCGATCCCTGGTCGGGATAGGGGTTGCATTTATTTCCGAACCTCCGTTATAATTAGGTCAATAATCAGCAAGGTAATCACTGAGGCCTCCCGTTTTGCAGGTCTTGTTGTTTTGTCTTGCAGGTCGTAGAAGTTCGAGGAGGTGACAGAGTGTCGGTAATCCTGAAAGCCATGGAACTGGGCCAGGAGATTTCCCAATCCGCGGAACTGAAGAAGATGCGGGAAGCGGAAGCGACTGTGCACGCCGATCCGGCGGCCGCCGACATGATCCGCGAGTTCCAGGTGAAGCAGCGCATAATGGTCGAGGCGCGCTCGGCAGGCCGGAGACTCACCGGCGAGGAGCAGGACGAACTGGTGAACCTGCACCAGCGGATGACCGCAAACCCGAAGATCAAGGAATTCATGGAAGCGCAGCGCCAGTTTCACGAAATGATCAATGACATTAACCGGATTCTGCAGCAGGCCATTACCGGAAACACCTGCACGCCGAGCGGGTGAGCGTCGTGCGGGCCCTCCGGGTGCGGGCCGACATCTTAGTGTCGGGTTGAAACAGCCGGTAGCATCAGTAAAGTTTGATTCAAGTGGCGGTCGGGGAGAGATTCCCGGCCGTCTTTGTTTCGGTGTGTTTCCGGGGTTTCCCTTTTTGAGGAGAGGACCGGCGTGTTATAATGGCCACAGCAATCAGGCCCGGCGGAGGTATGGCAGTGGCGGTTACTCCCATGATGCGACAATACCGGGAAATCAAAAGCCGGTATCCGGATGCGATCCTGTTTTTCCAGATGGGCGACTTCTTCGAGATGTTTTTTGAGGATGCCGAGAAGGCCGCGCCCGTGTTGGAGGTCGCCCTAACGGGGAGGGACGCCGGAGAGCTGGGGCGAGTGCCGATGTGCGGCATACCCGTGCACGCGGTGGAGAACTATTTAGGTAAGCTGGTGGCCGGAGGATACCGGGTGGCGATCTGCGAACAGGTTGAAGACGCACAAGCCGCCCGGGGTGTGGTGCGCCGGGAGGTCACCCGCGTGGTTACTCCAGGCACGCTGATTGAAAGACAATTGCCGGATGAACGCGGCAACAACTACCTGGCGGCCGTGGGCCGGGCGGGGCACGGCTGGGGACTGGCGGCCGCCGATGTGAGCACCGGCGACTTTATCGTCGGGACCTACACGGGGGATACGGCCTGGACAAGGCTGGTGGAGGAACTGGCCCGGCTGGCGCCGCGGGAAGTGCTTCTGGCGGGTGTCCCCTGGGGGGGGGAGGTTCCCGAGCCCCCCCGGAAATTTGGAGACCATGTCCCCGCCGCCGTCGTCACCGTGCCGGACCCTTATCTCGAAGCGGCTGCCGGGACCCTGGAAGCCCACTTCGGGCCGGATGCCGTTGCGTCCGCCTCCTGGGCGCGGCACCCGGCCGCCAGGCAGGCCGCCGGCGTACTGCTGGTCTACCTGAATGAGACCCAGAAACGCGTACTTTCACACCTCCGTTATGTGCGCAGCCCGCTGCCGGAAAGGCATATGCTCCTGGACGGCGCCACCAGACGCAATCTGGAACTCACCGCTTCCCGGGACGGCGGCCGCCGGCACACGCTGTTTGGAGTGCTGGACCATACGGTCACGGCGATGGGCGGCCGGCGGTTGCGCCAGTGGCTGGAGCAGCCGCTGCTGGTGGTGGAGGAAATCCGGGAACGGCTGGACGCGGTGGGGAGACTTGCGGCCGACCGGATCAAGCGGGAAACACTGCGGGAACGGTTGAAAGGTATGTACGACATCGAGCGCCTGGCCGGCCGGGTGGCGTACGGCACGGCCCACGCCCGGGATTTGCTGGCGCTCTCGTCTTCGCTCGAAGCAATGTTCGGCGTACGGGACCTGCTGAAAGGTGAACCGGGACTTCTGGGGCGCCTGGCGGCCGATATCGATCCGCCCGCCGAGCTTGTGGACCTGCTGAAACGGGCGCTTGCCGACGACCCGCCGTTGTCCCTGCGGGAAGGGGGCCTTATCCGTGCGGGCTACGATCCGGAGGTCGACCGCCTGCGGGAGGCAAGCACCCGGGCGCGTGAGTGGCTGGCCGGGCTGGAGGCGCAGGAGCGGGAGCGGACCGGAATCCGGTCCCTGAAGGTGGGTTACAACCGGGTGTTCGGTTACTACATCGAGGTCACCAGGGCGAACCAGCACCTGGTCCCGGAGGATTACCGGCGCCGGCAGACCCTGGTGAACGCGGAACGTTACATCACCCCCGAACTGAAAGAGTACGAGAGCCTGATCCTGGGGGCCCGGGAGCGGATGGTGGAGTTGGAGTACCGCCTGTTCGTGGAACTGCGGGACCGGGTACACTCCGAACTGGCACGGATCGGCCGGTCGGCCCGCGCGGTAGCCCGCCTGGACGCCCTCGCCTCCCTGGCCGAGGCGGCCGTGCGCGAAAACTACACCGCCCCCGTGGTCGACGACGCGGACCGGATCCGGATCAAGAACGGACGGCACCCGGTGGTGGAGCGTGTGCTGGGGCCCGGGCGATTTGTCCCGAACGACGTCCTGCTCGACTCAGACTGCCGGATCATGATCCTGACCGGGCCGAACATGGCCGGGAAGAGCACCTACATGCGCCAGGTGGCTCTGATCGTTCTGATGGCCCAGATAGGCAGTTTTGTGCCGGCCGAAGCGGCCGAAATCGGGGTGGTGGACCGGATTTTTACCCGGGTCGGGGCGGCTGACAATCTGGCGGGCGGGGAGAGCACGTTCATGGTCGAAATGAACGAATGTCGGGCTATCCTGGAGCAGGCCACTCCGTCCAGCCTGATCGTCATGGACGAGGTAGGGCGCGGGACAAGCACCTACGACGGCATGAGCCTGGCCCGGGCGCTGATCGAATACCTTCACCGGCGGGTAGGGGCCAAGACCCTGTTTTCCACTCACTACCACGAGCTGACCACCCTGGACGCTCTTCCCGGGGTGGTGAACCACACTGTGACCGTGGCCGAAGAGGGCGACGAGATCGTCTTCCTGCACCGCGTGGTGCCGGGGAAGGCTGACCGCAGCTACGGGATTCAGGTGGCCCGCCTGGCCGGGTTGCCGCCCGCAGTGATCGTCCGGGCCCGGGAAGTCTTGGAGCGGCTCGAGAACGGCCAGGCGGCCGAGCGCTGGAAACGGAGCGCTACGGCCCAGCTCGAACTATTTCCCCGGCAGAAGGAACACCCGGTGCTGAGTGAACTGCGCCGGCTGGACGTGTTGAACATGACGCCGCTCGAAGCCCTGAGCAAGCTTGATGAGTGGCAACGGAGACTGATCCGGGAGCGGACCGGCGGTGCAAACGCCGCCCCGGCGGGAACGCGGAAAAAGAGCCGGGGAAGCGAGGGGACAAGCTGAAATGACGGCCGAGGTCCAACCGGTCCGGGGGCGCGAAGGGACGGCGGCGTGCCCGGGGGCGGAAGTCAGAGTTCTTAAGACTTCCCCGGATGGCTTGATGGCAAGGACGCATTGTTGAACAGTTTCTTGGGGTGCCGTCTACAAGAAGCAGGTGAAAAGTATGGCGCGAATCAGGGTTCTGGATGCCGACACCGTCTCCCGGATCGCGGCGGGCGAAGTAGTAGAGCGGCCGGCGGCCGTGGTCAAGGAGTTGGTGGAAAATGCACTGGATGCTGGAGCCCGGGTGGTGCACATCGACATAGCCGCCGGTGGTCTGGAAAGGATCACGGTTACAGACGACGGGTGCGGAATGGAACCGGGCGACGCCGAACTGGCCCTCCAGCGGCACGCGACCAGCAAGATCACTGCGGCGGAAGACCTGGAGGCGGTCCGGACGCTTGGTTTCCGGGGAGAAGCTCTGCCCAGCATCGCGGCCGTTTCCCGCCTGACGCTCCGCACCCGGCCGGCGGCGTCGTCCGCCGGGACCGTGCTCGAAACTGAGGGCGGGCTGGTGCTTTCGGCGGGCGTGTCCGGTGGCCCCCCGGGAACGGTGGTGACGGTCCGCGACCTTTTCTTCAATACGCCGGCACGCAAGAAGTTTGTCCGGAGCGCCGCCCACGAGGGGGCGATGATCTCGGAGATGGTGGGCCGCCTGGCCCTGTCGCGGCCCGAGGTTGCTTTCCGCCTGACCGTCAACGGCCGCCAGGTGCTGGCGACGTCCGGGTCGGGTGACCTCCTGGATGCGATCGGTGCGGTGTTCGGGGCCGCGGTGGCCCGGGAAATGGTCCCGGTGCGGTTTGAGGAACGCGGGCTTGGGGTATCGGGTTACGTGGGCCGGCCCGGAGTGTCCCGGAGCAGCAGGCGGCACCAGGTGTTTTTCGTGAACGGCCGGTACATCCGCAGCGCGTATCTGGGGGCGGCGGCCGAGGAGTCACTGCATGGCGCGATGCCGGCAGGAAGGCACGCGGTACTGGTGCTGCATCTGTCGGTCGAGCCCGGAATGGTGGACGTCAACGTGCACCCGGCGAAGCACGAAGTCCGCTTCAGCCAGCCCCGGGACGTGTATGTCGTGGTGCACCGGGCCGTACGTGAGGCCCTGCACCGGGAGATACAAATCCCGGTGGAAGAGTGCGGACACCTGGAATCTGCCTGTTTTCCCGGTGCGGGCACCGGGTTCCGGATACCGGTGCAGGTGACCTTCCAAGGCGGGGAGCCGGAACTGCGCGAAGAAAGCACCGGTTACCAGGGCTTTCCGCAACTGCAGCCCCTGGGCTTTCTGCCGCCGGCCTACATCCTGGCCGGGGGGGCGGACGGGCTCTACATCCTGGACCAGCACGCGGCGCACGAGCGGGTCCTGTTCGAGCAGTACCTTCGTACGTTGGAGCAGTCCGCCGGGAAGCAGCTTCTGGTCCCGGTCATGGTGGAGATACGGGGGCGGGAGGCGCAAACCCTCGAGGATTACGGCCCTTTCCTGCGGCAGGCCGGTTTTGAGGTCGATCCGTTCGGAGAAGGCGCCTATCTGATCCGGACGGTGCCTTCCTTCCTGCGGCCGGGTGCGGAGGCCGTCTTGTTGACCGACGTTTTGGACCGGCTGGCCGGGGAACGGCCGGTGGACGCGGACGCTTTCCGCCGGGTGGTGGCGGCGGTTCTGGCCTGCCACCGGGCGGTCCGCGGCGGGGACAAGCCAGCCGGCCCGGAGGCGGCCGCGCTTTTGACGGACCTCGGCCGTTGCGCGGAGCCATACTTGTGCCCGCACGGCCGTCCAACTCTGATCAGGATCGGTTTTCCGGAACTGGCGCGGAGGTTTCAGCGCGAATGAGCCACGCCGTGAGCATCCTGGTCACGACCTCCATCCGGCCGCGCCGGGCGCAGCGGTTGCAGGCCGAGGAGATAAGCCGTACGCTGGGTTTGCCGTACGTGTCCCGCAGCCGCGAAAGCCTGGAGGCCCTGCGCAGAAAATCCGGGGCGGAAGCGGTGGTGGTAGTGTCCCGCAACCGCGTGGGGCTGGTGTTCGCCGGGAGGGAGTTTTTCTTTCATCCCGGACTGGGCAAGGTGCGCATAAGAAGAATAGAGGCTGGGAAAACTGACCAGATGATACAAGCTATGGGGCTCAAGGCCGGGGACAGCGTGCTGGACTGCACGCTGGGTCTGGGGGCCGACGCCTTGGTCGCCAGTCACGTGGTGGGTGCCGGGGGCCGGGTGGTGGGGCTGGAAGTCGTGCCCGTGGTCGCGATGCTGGTGCGGTGCGGCCTGGAGAATTACGCGGGCGGCGGCCCGCCGGCCGAGGCGATGCGGCGGGTGGAGGTTGTGACGGCCGACCACCGGGAGTACCTGCAGGCTCTGGAGAACGACAGTTTTGACGTGGTCTATTTCGATCCCATGTTCCGGGTGCCCCGTCATGCTTCGAGCGCGATGGAACCGCTGCGGCCGTTGGCCGACGCGCGGGCGCTCGATCCGGAGTCGGTTGGTGAGGCAGTCCGCGTGGCGCGCCGGCGGGTGGTGCTGAAGGAGCGGGCGGGCAGCCCCGAGTTCGAACGTCTCGGCTTCCGGCGGATCACCGGGGGCCGCTATTCACCGGTGGCCTACGGGATCATCGCAAAGGACGGGGATGAGGCGTGACCGTGCCGCCCCCGCTGGTCGTAATCACCGGACCCACGGCCACGGGGAAAACCGAAGTCGGCATCAATGTCGCCCTGGCCTGCGGCGGAGAGATCGTTTCGGCCGATTCGATGATGGTCTACCGGGGGATGGATATCGGCACGGCCAAACCGTCCGCTTCCGAGATGCGGGGTGTACCGCACCACCTGATCGACGTCGTGGACCCGGATGAGGAGTTCAATGTGGCGCGGTACCAGCAACTGGCCGGGGAGGCAATAGTCGGTATTCTCGGGCGGAAACGGGTTCCGCTGCTGGTCGGCGGCACGGGCCTTTACATCCGGTCGGTGGTCGAAGACTACCGGTTTCCGGTACGGGCCGACCGGCGGCTTAGAAACAGATTGCAGGAAGCGGCCGAGCTTTACGGGTGTGCGCGCCTGCACCGCCATCTGGCGGTGGTCGACCCCGTTACCGCCCGTCGGCTGCATCCGAACGACCAGCGCCGGATCATCCGCGCTCTGGAGGTGTACTACCAGTCGGGGATCCCCTTCAGCCGCTATCCGGACCGGCGGGACAGGGCGCCGAAGTACCTTCCGGTCATGTTCGGGCTGAACATGGAACGGGGCCGGCTCTACCGGCGGATCGAAGACCGGGTCGACGCCATGATCCGGGCGGGGCTGGTGCGGGAAGTACAGTCCCTGCTGGAAAAGGGTTACGGTCCCGAACTAGTGGCGATGAAGGGGTTGGGCTACAAGGAAATCGCGGCCCATCTCCGCGGGAGTCTAACACTTGAGGAAGCGATCCATATACTGAAGAGAAACACCCGCCGGTTCGCCAAACGCCAGCTGACCTGGTTCCGGAGAGACGAGCAGATTCGCTGGCTGGACGTGGAGGAATGCGGCGGCCCGGTGGGAGCGGCCCGAGAAATTGTTGGTTCTATTGAGCAGGAGTAATCTCGTTTCCGGCGAAGGATAAATAAGACAATTTACCATGGAGGCACCCCGATGAGCAAAACGCAGATCAACCTTCAGGACGCCTTTTTGAACCAGTTACGTAAGGAGAACATACCGGTCACCATTTTCCTGGTAAATGGTTTTCAACTTAAGGGCGCGGTACGGGGGTTTGACAACTTCACCGTGATCCTGGAGAGCGACGGCAAACAGTTGATGGTCTACAAACACGCGATTTCTACGGTGAGCCCGTCCCGACCGGTGAACACCAGCGCGACACCTGAACACAGAAATGTCGGACAGTAGGGGCCCTTCCCAGGAAGGGCCCCTTGCTGAGAAGCGGATGAACGATCGATTGCTTATGTTGGCGGACGAGGTGGAACAAGAAATCACCGGTGTCTGCCGCGAGATTGAAAAGACGGCCTTTTTCAACCACCAAAAAGTGCTGGCCGCCTTTCACGAACAACGGGTGAGTGAAGCTCACTTTCGGGGTACCACCGGCTACGGGTACGGCGACCTGGGCCGGGAAGTACTGGAACGGGTCTGGGCGCGTATTTTCGGCGCCGAATCAGCCCTGGTCCGGCTGCAGATTGTTTCCGGCACCCACGCGCTGGCGGTCGGATTGTTCGGACTATGCCGCCCCGGGGACGAACTGGTGGCAGTCGGCAAACCATACGACACCCTGGAACGGGTGATCGGTATCCGGGAGGCTCCGGGGTCTCTTGCGGAAATGGGCGTCAGTTACCGCCAGGTCGATTTGAGTCCGGACGGGGAACCCGACCCGGAGGGGTTGCTTGCCGCGCTCGGCCCGCGGACCAGGGTGATACTCCTGCAGCGGTCCAGGGGTTATGAATGGCGTTCGCCTTTGCATCTGGAGGCAATGGCCCGGTTGATCGACGCGGTGAAGCTGCGGTTTCCGCGTGT is drawn from Candidatus Desulforudis audaxviator MP104C and contains these coding sequences:
- the hfq gene encoding RNA chaperone Hfq; the protein is MSKTQINLQDAFLNQLRKENIPVTIFLVNGFQLKGAVRGFDNFTVILESDGKQLMVYKHAISTVSPSRPVNTSATPEHRNVGQ
- the gltA gene encoding NADPH-dependent glutamate synthase; this translates as MLGGGDGQKVKKKIIPRRVAMSCRDPRERIRDFEEVALGYTPEEAVAEAQRCIQCKEANCRQGCPVGVDIPAFIGLIRDGRFEAAAAKVQEQNLLPAICGRVCPQENQCEKFCTMGKKHDPVAIGRLERFVGDFELARDREAPPVAAPSGKRAAVVGSGPGGLTCAADLARRGHAVTIFESLHKPGGVLTYGIPEFRLPKRVVQAEIDVLRRMGVQIECNVVVGRTVTVDELFAEGFEAVYIGTGAGTPLFPNLPGENMPGIKSASGFLTRVNLMHAYEFPEYDTPVLIGRRVVVLGGGNVAMDAARTALRLGAEDVRIVYRRSEEEMPARREERHHAAEEGVRFQFLSAPVRYEAGETGCVSRLECMCCELGEPDASGRRQPNLVPGSEFFLDVDTVIIAIGQRPNPLIQATTSGLATSRKGTIIADPATGATTRRGVFAGGDVVTGAATVILAMGAGRTAARTIDAYLRGETDPWSG
- a CDS encoding YlbF family regulator, with protein sequence MSVILKAMELGQEISQSAELKKMREAEATVHADPAAADMIREFQVKQRIMVEARSAGRRLTGEEQDELVNLHQRMTANPKIKEFMEAQRQFHEMINDINRILQQAITGNTCTPSG
- the mutL gene encoding DNA mismatch repair endonuclease MutL, translated to MARIRVLDADTVSRIAAGEVVERPAAVVKELVENALDAGARVVHIDIAAGGLERITVTDDGCGMEPGDAELALQRHATSKITAAEDLEAVRTLGFRGEALPSIAAVSRLTLRTRPAASSAGTVLETEGGLVLSAGVSGGPPGTVVTVRDLFFNTPARKKFVRSAAHEGAMISEMVGRLALSRPEVAFRLTVNGRQVLATSGSGDLLDAIGAVFGAAVAREMVPVRFEERGLGVSGYVGRPGVSRSSRRHQVFFVNGRYIRSAYLGAAAEESLHGAMPAGRHAVLVLHLSVEPGMVDVNVHPAKHEVRFSQPRDVYVVVHRAVREALHREIQIPVEECGHLESACFPGAGTGFRIPVQVTFQGGEPELREESTGYQGFPQLQPLGFLPPAYILAGGADGLYILDQHAAHERVLFEQYLRTLEQSAGKQLLVPVMVEIRGREAQTLEDYGPFLRQAGFEVDPFGEGAYLIRTVPSFLRPGAEAVLLTDVLDRLAGERPVDADAFRRVVAAVLACHRAVRGGDKPAGPEAAALLTDLGRCAEPYLCPHGRPTLIRIGFPELARRFQRE
- a CDS encoding class I SAM-dependent methyltransferase, which gives rise to MSHAVSILVTTSIRPRRAQRLQAEEISRTLGLPYVSRSRESLEALRRKSGAEAVVVVSRNRVGLVFAGREFFFHPGLGKVRIRRIEAGKTDQMIQAMGLKAGDSVLDCTLGLGADALVASHVVGAGGRVVGLEVVPVVAMLVRCGLENYAGGGPPAEAMRRVEVVTADHREYLQALENDSFDVVYFDPMFRVPRHASSAMEPLRPLADARALDPESVGEAVRVARRRVVLKERAGSPEFERLGFRRITGGRYSPVAYGIIAKDGDEA
- the mutS gene encoding DNA mismatch repair protein MutS, producing MAVAVTPMMRQYREIKSRYPDAILFFQMGDFFEMFFEDAEKAAPVLEVALTGRDAGELGRVPMCGIPVHAVENYLGKLVAGGYRVAICEQVEDAQAARGVVRREVTRVVTPGTLIERQLPDERGNNYLAAVGRAGHGWGLAAADVSTGDFIVGTYTGDTAWTRLVEELARLAPREVLLAGVPWGGEVPEPPRKFGDHVPAAVVTVPDPYLEAAAGTLEAHFGPDAVASASWARHPAARQAAGVLLVYLNETQKRVLSHLRYVRSPLPERHMLLDGATRRNLELTASRDGGRRHTLFGVLDHTVTAMGGRRLRQWLEQPLLVVEEIRERLDAVGRLAADRIKRETLRERLKGMYDIERLAGRVAYGTAHARDLLALSSSLEAMFGVRDLLKGEPGLLGRLAADIDPPAELVDLLKRALADDPPLSLREGGLIRAGYDPEVDRLREASTRAREWLAGLEAQERERTGIRSLKVGYNRVFGYYIEVTRANQHLVPEDYRRRQTLVNAERYITPELKEYESLILGARERMVELEYRLFVELRDRVHSELARIGRSARAVARLDALASLAEAAVRENYTAPVVDDADRIRIKNGRHPVVERVLGPGRFVPNDVLLDSDCRIMILTGPNMAGKSTYMRQVALIVLMAQIGSFVPAEAAEIGVVDRIFTRVGAADNLAGGESTFMVEMNECRAILEQATPSSLIVMDEVGRGTSTYDGMSLARALIEYLHRRVGAKTLFSTHYHELTTLDALPGVVNHTVTVAEEGDEIVFLHRVVPGKADRSYGIQVARLAGLPPAVIVRAREVLERLENGQAAERWKRSATAQLELFPRQKEHPVLSELRRLDVLNMTPLEALSKLDEWQRRLIRERTGGANAAPAGTRKKSRGSEGTS
- a CDS encoding sulfide/dihydroorotate dehydrogenase-like FAD/NAD-binding protein; the encoded protein is MYRILRKEVFSPSVKLLEIEAPRVARKAQAGQFVMLRVYERGERIPLTVADCDPERGSVTVVFMEVGKTTRLLGSLEEGAGILDFVGPLGNPTEIEKFGRVACVGGGVGVACIYPICRALKKAGNEVIAVVGARTKELLFWEDRLRETVDELLITTDDGSYVRKGFVTDVLREVAGRENPPDRVVAVGPLPMMRAVCGVTKEFGLKTIVSLNPIMVDGIGMCGACRVTVGGETRFVCVEGPEFDGHEVDFAELAQRLQRYRAQEQESLARYEAGCGGRC
- the miaA gene encoding tRNA (adenosine(37)-N6)-dimethylallyltransferase MiaA; amino-acid sequence: MTVPPPLVVITGPTATGKTEVGINVALACGGEIVSADSMMVYRGMDIGTAKPSASEMRGVPHHLIDVVDPDEEFNVARYQQLAGEAIVGILGRKRVPLLVGGTGLYIRSVVEDYRFPVRADRRLRNRLQEAAELYGCARLHRHLAVVDPVTARRLHPNDQRRIIRALEVYYQSGIPFSRYPDRRDRAPKYLPVMFGLNMERGRLYRRIEDRVDAMIRAGLVREVQSLLEKGYGPELVAMKGLGYKEIAAHLRGSLTLEEAIHILKRNTRRFAKRQLTWFRRDEQIRWLDVEECGGPVGAAREIVGSIEQE